One segment of Peromyscus leucopus breed LL Stock chromosome 5, UCI_PerLeu_2.1, whole genome shotgun sequence DNA contains the following:
- the Gpt2 gene encoding alanine aminotransferase 2 isoform X1, with amino-acid sequence MSCFCSFWTRVILGRFAMQRAAVLVRRGSCPRASGPWGRSHSSAAAEASAALKVRPERSPRDRILTLESMNPQVKAVEYAVRGPIVLKAGEIEMELQRGIKKPFTEVIRANIGDAHAMGQQPITFLRQVMALCTYPNLLSSPSFPEDAKKRARRILQACGGNSLGSYSASQGVNCIREDVAAFITRRDGVPADPDNIYLTTGASDGISTILKLLVSGGGKSRTGVMIPIPQYPLYSAVISELDAVQVNYYLDEENCWALNVDELRRAVRQAKDHCDPKVLCIINPGNPTGQVQSRKCIEDVIHFAWEEKLFLLADEVYQDNVYSPDCRFHSFKKVLYQMGQEYSSNVELASFHSTSKGYMGECGYRGGYMEVINLHPEIKGQLVKLLSVRLCPPVSGQAAMDIVVNPPEPGEESFEQFIREKEFVLGNLAKKAKLTEDLFNQVPGIQCNPLQGAMYAFPRILIPAKAVEAAQSHKMAPDMFYCMKLLEETGICVVPGSGFGQREGTYHFRMTILPPVEKLKTVLHKVKDFHLKFLEKYA; translated from the exons ATGtcttgcttttgttctttctggACCAGGGTTATCCTCGGCAGGTTCGCGATGCAGCGGGCAGCGGTGCTGGTGCGGCGGGGCTCCTGCCCCCGCGCCTCGGGCCCCTGGGGCCGTAGTCACAGCAGCGCTGCAGCCGAAGCCTCCGCCGCGCTCAAGGTGCGACCGGAGCGCAGCCCTCGGGACCGCATCCTCACTCTGGAGTCCATGAACCCGCAGGTGAAGGCGGTGGAGTACGCGGTGCGCGGACCCATCGTGCTCAAGGCCGGCGAGATCGAGATGGAGCTGCAGCGG GGTATCAAAAAACCATTCACTGAGGTAATCCGAGCCAACATTGGGGATGCCCATGCTATGGGCCAGCAGCCAATCACCTTCCTTCgtcag GTGATGGCCCTCTGCACCTATCCAAACCTGCTGAGCAGCCCCAGCTTCCCAGAAGATGCGAAGAAGAGAGCCCGGAGGATCCTGCAGGCCTGTGGTGGAAACAGCCTGG GATCTTACAGTGCCAGCCAGGGTGTGAACTGTATCCGTGAAGATGTGGCAGCCTTTATCACCAGGAGAGATGGTGTGCCTGCAGACCCAGACAACATTTACCTGACCACTGGAGCTAGCGACGGTATTTCT ACGATCCTGAAGCTCCTGGTCTCCGGGGGTGGCAAGTCGCGGACAGGCGTGATGATCCCAATCCCACAGTACCCTCTGTACTCTGCGGTCATCTCCGAGCTGGACGCCGTCCAGGTGAACTACTACCTAGACGAGGAGAACTGCTGGGCCTTGAATGTGGACGAGCTCCGGCGGGCAGTGCGGCAAGCCAAAGACCACTGTGACCCCAAAGTTCTCTGCATTATCAACCCTGGGAACCCCACAG GCCAGGTACAAAGCAGAAAGTGCATAGAAGATGTGATTCACTTTGCCTGGGAAGAGAAGCTTTTCCTCCTGGCTGATGAG GTGTATCAGGACAACGTGTACTCTCCTGACTGTAGATTCCATTCCTTTAAGAAAGTGCTCTACCAGATGGGGCAGGAGTACTCCAGCAACGTGGAGCTCGCCTCCTTCCACTCCACCTCTAAGGGCTACATGGGCGA GTGTGGCTACAGAGGGGGCTACATGGAGGTGATCAATTTGCACCCTGAGATCAAAGGCCAGCTGGTAAAGCTGCTGTCCGTCCGTCTCTGCCCGCCAGTGTCTGGACAAGCCGCCATGGACATCGTTGTGAACCCCCCTGAGCCAGGCGAGGAGTCCTTTGAGCAGTTCATCAGG GAGAAAGAATTCGTTCTTGGAAATCTGGCCAAAAAAGCGAAGCTGACAGAAGATCTCTTTAACCAAGTCCCAGGGATTCAGTGCAACCCCTTGCAAGGAGCAATGTATGCTTTTCCTCGGATTCTCATTCCTGCCAAGGCTGTGGAGGCGGCTCAG TCCCATAAGATGGCCCCAGACATGTTTTACTGCATGAAGCTCCTGGAGGAGACTGGCATCTGTGTCGTGCCTGGCAGTGGCTTTGGGCAGCGAGAAGGCACCTACCACTTCAG
- the Gpt2 gene encoding alanine aminotransferase 2 isoform X2 — MQRAAVLVRRGSCPRASGPWGRSHSSAAAEASAALKVRPERSPRDRILTLESMNPQVKAVEYAVRGPIVLKAGEIEMELQRGIKKPFTEVIRANIGDAHAMGQQPITFLRQVMALCTYPNLLSSPSFPEDAKKRARRILQACGGNSLGSYSASQGVNCIREDVAAFITRRDGVPADPDNIYLTTGASDGISTILKLLVSGGGKSRTGVMIPIPQYPLYSAVISELDAVQVNYYLDEENCWALNVDELRRAVRQAKDHCDPKVLCIINPGNPTGQVQSRKCIEDVIHFAWEEKLFLLADEVYQDNVYSPDCRFHSFKKVLYQMGQEYSSNVELASFHSTSKGYMGECGYRGGYMEVINLHPEIKGQLVKLLSVRLCPPVSGQAAMDIVVNPPEPGEESFEQFIREKEFVLGNLAKKAKLTEDLFNQVPGIQCNPLQGAMYAFPRILIPAKAVEAAQSHKMAPDMFYCMKLLEETGICVVPGSGFGQREGTYHFRMTILPPVEKLKTVLHKVKDFHLKFLEKYA; from the exons ATGCAGCGGGCAGCGGTGCTGGTGCGGCGGGGCTCCTGCCCCCGCGCCTCGGGCCCCTGGGGCCGTAGTCACAGCAGCGCTGCAGCCGAAGCCTCCGCCGCGCTCAAGGTGCGACCGGAGCGCAGCCCTCGGGACCGCATCCTCACTCTGGAGTCCATGAACCCGCAGGTGAAGGCGGTGGAGTACGCGGTGCGCGGACCCATCGTGCTCAAGGCCGGCGAGATCGAGATGGAGCTGCAGCGG GGTATCAAAAAACCATTCACTGAGGTAATCCGAGCCAACATTGGGGATGCCCATGCTATGGGCCAGCAGCCAATCACCTTCCTTCgtcag GTGATGGCCCTCTGCACCTATCCAAACCTGCTGAGCAGCCCCAGCTTCCCAGAAGATGCGAAGAAGAGAGCCCGGAGGATCCTGCAGGCCTGTGGTGGAAACAGCCTGG GATCTTACAGTGCCAGCCAGGGTGTGAACTGTATCCGTGAAGATGTGGCAGCCTTTATCACCAGGAGAGATGGTGTGCCTGCAGACCCAGACAACATTTACCTGACCACTGGAGCTAGCGACGGTATTTCT ACGATCCTGAAGCTCCTGGTCTCCGGGGGTGGCAAGTCGCGGACAGGCGTGATGATCCCAATCCCACAGTACCCTCTGTACTCTGCGGTCATCTCCGAGCTGGACGCCGTCCAGGTGAACTACTACCTAGACGAGGAGAACTGCTGGGCCTTGAATGTGGACGAGCTCCGGCGGGCAGTGCGGCAAGCCAAAGACCACTGTGACCCCAAAGTTCTCTGCATTATCAACCCTGGGAACCCCACAG GCCAGGTACAAAGCAGAAAGTGCATAGAAGATGTGATTCACTTTGCCTGGGAAGAGAAGCTTTTCCTCCTGGCTGATGAG GTGTATCAGGACAACGTGTACTCTCCTGACTGTAGATTCCATTCCTTTAAGAAAGTGCTCTACCAGATGGGGCAGGAGTACTCCAGCAACGTGGAGCTCGCCTCCTTCCACTCCACCTCTAAGGGCTACATGGGCGA GTGTGGCTACAGAGGGGGCTACATGGAGGTGATCAATTTGCACCCTGAGATCAAAGGCCAGCTGGTAAAGCTGCTGTCCGTCCGTCTCTGCCCGCCAGTGTCTGGACAAGCCGCCATGGACATCGTTGTGAACCCCCCTGAGCCAGGCGAGGAGTCCTTTGAGCAGTTCATCAGG GAGAAAGAATTCGTTCTTGGAAATCTGGCCAAAAAAGCGAAGCTGACAGAAGATCTCTTTAACCAAGTCCCAGGGATTCAGTGCAACCCCTTGCAAGGAGCAATGTATGCTTTTCCTCGGATTCTCATTCCTGCCAAGGCTGTGGAGGCGGCTCAG TCCCATAAGATGGCCCCAGACATGTTTTACTGCATGAAGCTCCTGGAGGAGACTGGCATCTGTGTCGTGCCTGGCAGTGGCTTTGGGCAGCGAGAAGGCACCTACCACTTCAG